In one window of Mercurialis annua linkage group LG4, ddMerAnnu1.2, whole genome shotgun sequence DNA:
- the LOC126677750 gene encoding protein ORANGE-LIKE, chloroplastic, which produces MSTSSLCSLHFLSPNQSFNYSKPKPKPLLIPNKFHKFAPLCSSSPINSSDSVPSADSSNFCIIEGPETVQDFVQMQLLEIQDNIKSRRNKIFLLMEEVRRLRIQQRIRRKTAKVIDVIRQQQEEEEESDEMPEMTSSIPFLPHVTPKTLKQLYLTSLSFISGIIVFGGLVAPILELKLGIGGTSYEDFIRNMHLPLQLSQVDPIVASFSGGAVGVISALMLIEANNVEQQEKKRCKYCHGTGYLACARCSASGVFLSIDPISLSSASDSPLRVPTTQRCLNCSGAGKVMCPTCLCTGMLMASEHDPRFDPFD; this is translated from the exons ATGTCTACTTCGTCTCTATGTTCCCTTCATTTTCTTTCTCCAAATCAAAGCTTCAATTATTCTAAACCTAAGCCTAAACCTCTCTTAATTccaaataaatttcataaattcgCACCTCTCTGCTCTTCTTCTCCGATCAACTCCTCCGATTCTGTTCCTTCTGCCGATTCCAG TAACTTTTGTATAATTGAAGGACCGGAGACGGTTCAAGATTTTGTTCAGATGCAGCTTCTCGAAATTCAGGATAACATTAAAAGCCGGCGTAATAAGATCTTTCTCCTCATGGAAGAG GTGAGGAGACTTCGAATTCAGCAACGTATAAGGCGGAAAACTGCCAAAGTTATCGATGTGATTCGCCAACAacaagaagaggaagaggagtCAGATGAGATGCCTGAAATGACCTCATCAATTCCTTTCCTTCCTCATGTG aCACCCAAGACATTGAAGCAGCTTTACCTCACTAGCTTGTCTTTCATTTCCGGGATTATTGTATTTGGGGGATTAGTTGCGCCAATT CTGGAACTAAAATTAGGAATCGGGGGCACCTCATATGAGGATTTCATACGCAACATGCATTTGCCATTACAGCTAAG TCAAGTAGATCCCATTGTGGCATCTTTTTCAGGTGGGGCAGTGGGCGTCATTTCAGCCTTGATGTTAATCGAAGCAAACAATGTTGAGCAACAAGAGAAAAAAAGATGCAAATATTGTCATGGAACTG gatactTGGCATGTGCCCGATGTTCAGCAAGCGGTGTGTTCTTGAGTATAGATCCCATTTCACTATCCAGTGCTTCTGATAGCCCCTTGCGAGTGCCAACGACGCAAAGGTGCCTGAATTGCTCAGGTGCAGGAAAG GTCATGTGCCCTACGTGCCTGTGTACGGGGATGTTGATGGCAAGTGAACACGACCCACGATTCGATCCATTCGATTAG
- the LOC126679010 gene encoding F-box protein CPR1-like — MSEIPCDIMRDILKQLPVKSLLRFRCLSKAYCSLIDTRDFINLQLSTNTNSSLIIVHQKVDHDVKRYTIDLDSSEVECDNPLSKSSYIIRANYWDHLKTSCFIFGSCNGLILLRNPQQGMLLWNPSTKKQRKLPDFWGPGDETRSCNFFLRGFGYDPASDDYKAVMILRTINGGHETMVYSVKHNSARRVEDCPYEPDYHIDSGTLIGSCLHWIVPEPKLIVAFNLEYERYGVVPIPDGCKNVPQCHMKLGEVEGCLCVSVDGGYVGIWVMKESWTRILSVNERNSNSPSCVGYSEKRVEIEMIGAEYDENSVSVSCIRSLVPVHV; from the coding sequence ATGTCAGAAATACCATGTGATATTATGAGAGACATACTAAAGCAGTTGCCTGTTAAATCTCTGCTTCGCTTCAGGTGCTTATCGAAAGCCTATTGTTCTTTAATCGACACCCGCGATTTCATAAACCTTCAGCTCTCTACGAACACGAATAGCAGCCTCATAATCGTTCATCAAAAAGTGGATCACGACGTTAAAAGGTATACCATAGATTTGGATTCTTCAGAGGTGGAATGTGATAACCCTCTTTCCAAGAGCTCTTATATTATACGTGCTAATTATTGGGATCACTTGAAAACTTCGTGTTTTATATTTGGTTCTTGCAATGGCTTAATCTTATTGCGTAATCCTCAACAAGGAATGTTATTGTGGAATCCATCAACCAAGAAGCAACGAAAGCTGCCTGATTTTTGGGGACCGGGTGACGAAACTCGCAGCTGTAACTTTTTTCTCCGCGGATTCGGCTATGATCCTGCCAGCGACGATTATAAGGCTGTCATGATCCTGAGGACAATCAACGGAGGACACGAAACTATGGTTTACAGCGTAAAACATAATTCGGCAAGAAGGGTCGAAGACTGCCCTTACGAGCCTGATTATCATATAGATTCCGGCACTCTTATTGGTTCTTGTTTGCACTGGATTGTTCCAGAACCAAAACTGATCGTTGCGTTCAATCTGGAATACGAAAGATATGGAGTAGTGCCGATTCCTGATGGCTGTAAGAATGTGCCCCAGTGTCATATGAAATTAGGGGAAGTAGAAGGATGCCTTTGTGTGAGCGTGGATGGCGGTTATGTGGGGATTTGGGTGATGAAGGAATCATGGACTAGAATATTGTCTGTAAACGAACGGAATTCGAATAGTCCTTCTTGCGTCGGGTATTCAGAAAAACGTGTTGAGATTGAGATGATAGGAGCAGAATATGATGAAAATTCAGTTTCAGTTAGCTGTATAAGAAGCCTTGTTCCGGTCCATGTTTAA
- the LOC126678432 gene encoding stemmadenine O-acetyltransferase-like codes for MEVEIIGKDCIKPSSPTPAHQKTYNISLLDQFMAFVYAHMILYYSNPVASNKTLLLKQSLSQTLTLFYPLAGKIRDDLSIECNDEGVLYLEARATISLSEFLKHHHITSLHQFLPHKSFLQSPCPGSYITMIQETTFSCGGFVIGINVLHLVMDGCGLASFLKAWGARARASGESDEKMMMMMIPSFHGPSIFPKCNDFSEDATVGSLLSHFMRFEKMHAARFVFDGSAIVNLVEQATNSGVKNPTRVEVVSALLAKSLMAAFNSKSGNNNNNSLAINHAVNVRRRMVPPFPECSMGNFICYADILLSDGTQLVCKFKEAITKIDSNYVKDIQGDDGFIKLYDKIQEMKSALCNNSTTVDYVMFSSWCGFGHYEVDFGWGKPVWTSCAGSYGNMETHFINHVVLMDARTGNDGIEAWVVLDEKSIGVLERDQQLLKYARLNPTPLFN; via the coding sequence ATGGAAGTTGAAATTATTGGCAAAGATTGCATTAAACCCTCTTCACCGACACCCGCTCATCAGAAAACCTACAATATTTCTCTATTAGATCAATTCATGGCCTTTGTTTATGCTCATATGATCCTTTACTATTCCAACCCGGTTGCTTCCAATAAAACATTACTCCTAAAACAATCATTATCTCAAACCTTAACACTATTTTATCCACTTGCAGGCAAGATTAGAGATGATCTTTCCATTGAATGTAATGATGAAGGAGTTTTATACTTAGAAGCTAGGGCAACCATTTCTCTCTCAGAGTTTCTCAAACACCATCATATCACATCACTTCATCAATTCTTACCTCATAAATCTTTCTTACAGTCGCCATGTCCGGGTTCTTACATTACCATGATTCAAGAAACAACCTTTTCTTGCGGCGGCTTCGTCATCGGAATCAATGTTCTACACTTGGTTATGGACGGTTGTGGTTTAGCTTCATTTCTAAAAGCTTGGGGAGCCCGTGCCAGAGCTTCTGGTGAATCTGAtgagaagatgatgatgatgatgatcccCAGTTTTCATGGGCCATCTATTTTTCCAAAATGTAACGATTTTTCAGAAGATGCAACTGTGGGGAGTTTATTGAGCCATTTTATGAGATTTGAGAAAATGCATGCAGCAAGATTTGTATTTGATGGATCTGCAATTGTTAACCTTGTAGAACAAGCAACAAACTCGGGTGTGAAAAACCCTACTCGTGTCGAAGTCGTGTCTGCACTTCTTGCCAAGAGCCTAATGGCTGCTTTCAACTCTAAATCcggtaataataataataattcattaGCAATCAATCATGCTGTTAATGTTCGGCGGAGAATGGTTCCGCCATTCCCCGAATGTTCAATGGGGAACTTCATATGCTACGCAGATATATTATTATCCGACGGAACACAGTTAGTCTGCAAATTCAAAGAAGCAATTACGAAGATCGATAGCAATTATGTGAAGGACATACAAGGCGACGACGGATTCATAAAGCTCTACGACAAGATTCAAGAAATGAAGTCCGCATTGTGTAATAATAGTACTACTGTGGATTATGTTATGTTCAGCAGTTGGTGTGGTTTCGGTCATTACGAGGTCGATTTTGGATGGGGAAAGCCTGTGTGGACAAGCTGTGCGGGATCTTATGGAAATATGGAAACTCATTTTATAAATCATGTAGTTCTGATGGATGCAAGAACTGGAAATGACGGAATTGAAGCATGGGTAGTTTTAGATGAAAAAAGCATAGGTGTACTTGAGAGAGACcaacaacttttaaaatatgcTCGTCTTAATCCAACTCCTTTGTTTAATTAG
- the LOC126677072 gene encoding uncharacterized protein LOC126677072 isoform X1, with product MGTQAYLEEWDGDEQNDGFDAIIVGSGYGGSVAACRLSMAGIKVCLIEKGQRWEAKDFPTNTLQIMSSARLENRNLGFGFGRKDALFQVYQQNDSLAAVACGLGGGSLVNAGVMLPTPVRARRNSKWPKEWEKDWDICEASAAAMLRIQRIPVKFPIAEVMEKLSEEDIEATTDSSVKLSMNFEVEESPSNAVKPRQMNSCLACGNCIAGCPYDAKSSTDKNYILSAVQAGCTVITKSQVKYVYENTHEILQQDRIKGKRRRWCVYLNEIDCITSDFVILAAGVFGTAEILFQSQKRGLNLSETLGSGFSCNGNTVAYLAGSPAPLNGYGLDKEQMPKIPFHKRPGPSISSSYTYSMGFTIQTAILPRAYPFLLFKGIMTYGWPNGYWFFHGIIDKLKHAMGLKSTQAIVLNAMGYDESNGHIFLDKDTEKICFTPPHDPLLSRKIEVFQKLTKKLGGILFMSRYRSTAVHLLGGCNASTDSLRGVCNHNGQVFNSKTLTSVHPGLYVCDASLVPCSVGINPSLTIATVAEHVSRNLVHEILEYSKKGVNFDILSVDRKIQNPCLITEKNLDDGRNSSVLIKETMRGHVGGMPCTAYLKMEMNSKNQKGHKEWNLPSRGSHPLLRGKVGGYVVITAIEKDKLCIIDGEVNMCAVDSRTPYTQYMHYHLLLAGSSGSKYVLESRKILNPYLFAINAWKETRTLHVTFKKLSVNSKSDAMVTLRGELQVSFVELLKSSISLKGNCSARFIHILLQTFVRTYILQRPRGSHMDFIPTDSCHVPYPSSTLHEIKSGDGLSISCRQWIQHPLKLKLEKQLNPVLLLNGYSTESYWLPTEPHDLVRTLLEEGHEVWLLQPRLHPINPANIFTIEDIGKFDIPAGVSKILELNGPSTKIHVVAHCAGGLAIHMAIMGGHLSATHIASLSCTNSSMFFKLTTLPKVKMWLPLLPVSMAILGKNKILPLLETTKTSFRHRLLKHIAYYIPRYERCTCKECEIFSGIFGNAYWHENVSPTMHQWLNKHSATKLPMGGFPHLRKICNLGFIVDSNGNNSYLIHPERMAVSTLYISGGRTVLVTPETSFLANKYMKLHQPGFRHERVVVDGFGHSDLLIGEKSYEKVFPHILSHIRLAEEEGNGMMSLERKKYNKEVLDWSDDPFEGYGGLGSSFSPLVAVLLFLFFLVPLIGLFM from the exons atgggAACACAAGCATACTTAGAAGAATGGGATGGAGATGAACAAAATGATGGCTTTGATGCTATTATTGTAGGCTCTGGATATGGTGGCTCTGTTGCTGCTTGTCGATTGTCAATGGCAGGAATAAAGGTCTGTTTAATTGAGAAAGGCCAGAGATGGGAAGCTAAGGATTTCCCAACTAATACTTTGCAGATTATGTCATCTGCGAGGTTGGAGAACCGAAATTTAGGCTTCGGTTTTGGCCGAAAAGATGCTTTGTTTCAG GTTTATCAACAAAATGATTCTCTAGCAGCCGTGGCTTGTGGGCTAGGTGGTGGTTCACTAGTCAATGCAGGAGTTATGCTGCCAACCCCAGTTCGTGCTAGAAGAAATTCAAAATGGCCCAAGGAATGGGAAAAGGATTGGGACATTTGTGAAGCTTCTGCTGCAGCAATGCTGAGAATTCAAAGAATTCCGGTCAAGTTTCCAATTGCAGAAGTAATGGAGAAATTATCTGAAGAAGATATTGAAGCAACTACTGACAGCTCAGTGAAGCTCAGCATGAACTTTGAAGTTGAAGAATCTCCTTCCAATGCAGTCAAGCCTCGGCAGATGAATAGCTGCTTAGCCTGTGGTAATTGCATTGCTGGGTGTCCTTATGATGCCAAAAGTTCTACTGATAAAAATTACATTCTTTCAGCAGTCCAG GCTGGGTGTACTGTAATAACCAAGAGTCAAGTTAAGTATGTATATGAGAACACACATGAAATTCTCCAGCAAGACAGAAtcaaaggaaaaagaagacgatGGTGTGTTTACTTAAATGAGATTGATTGCATAACCTCTGATTTTGTCATCTTAGCAG CCGGAGTTTTTGGTACAGCTGAAATACTTTTCCAGTCACAAAAGAGAGGGTTGAATCTTTCAGAAACTCTTGGATCTGGGTTCAGCTGTAATGGCAATACTGTTGCTTATCTTGCTGGAAGTCCTGCACCTTTAAATGGTTATGGACTGGACAAAGAACAAATGCCAAAAATACCTTTTCACAAGCGGCCGGGGCCATCCATCTCATCATCTTACACATATTCAATGGGTTTCACAATCCAG ACAGCTATTCTTCCAAGGGCTTATCCTTTCTTACTGTTTAAAGGGATTATGACTTATGGATGGCCAAATGGTTACTGGTTTTTTCATGGGATAATTGACAAGCTAAAACATGCTATGGGTCTAAAATCAACTCAAGCAATTGTTCTCAATGCAATGGGATATGATGAAAGTAATGGGCATATTTTTTTAGACAAAGACACAGAAAAAATCTGTTTTACACCACCCCACGATCCTTTGCTCTCGCGAAAAATAGAAGTGTTTCAAAAGCTTACCAAGAAATTGGGTGGAATCCTTTTTATGTCTAGGTATAGGAGCACAGCAGTTCATCTATTAGGCGGATGCAATGCATCAACAGATTCTTTACGCGGGGTTTGTAACCACAATGGCCAGGTTTTTAACTCAAAAACACTTACGTCTGTTCACCCTGGCCTCTATGTCTGCGATGCTTCTTTAGTCCCATGTTCTGTTGGCATTAACCCATCGCTTACCATTGCAACAGTAGCTGAGCATGTAAGTAGGAACCTCGTGCATGAAATTCTGGAGTACAGCAAGAAAGGTGTAAACTTTGACATTTTGTCTGTTGATCGAAAGATTCAAAACCCTTGTTTAATAACTGAGAAAAATTTAGATGATGGTCGAAATTCATCTGTTCTGATAAAAGAAACCATGAGAGGCCATGTAGGGGGTATGCCATGTACAGCTTACCTCAAAATGGAAATGAATTCTAAGAACCAGAAAGGGCACAAGGAATGGAACTTGCCAAGCAGAGGATCTCATCCTCTTCTGAGGGGAAAGGTTGGCGGGTATGTGGTGATTACAGCTATCGAGAAGGACAAATTGTGCATAATAGATGGTGAGGTAAATATGTGTGCGGTTGACAGCAGAACTCCATACACACAGTATATGCACTATCATCTTCTCCTTGCAGGTTCATCTGGTTCAAA ATATGTTCTCGAATCAAGAAAGATATTGAATCCATATCTTTTTGCAATAAATGCTTGGAAAGAGACAAGGACACTGCATGTTACATTTAAAAAACTTTCTGTGAACAGTAAAAGTGATGCAATGGTAACCTTAAGAGGAGAGCTTCAAGTTTCATTTGTGGAGCTTCTGAAGAGCTCAATAAGCCTCAAAGGAAACTGCTCAGCGAGATTTATCCATATTCTCCTGCAGACTTTTGTTAGAACTTATATCTTGCAAAGACCAAGAGGGAGTCACATGGATTTCATCCCAACTGATTCTTGCCATGTACCTTATCCAAGCAGCACTCTTCATGAAATAAAATCAG GAGATGGACTTAGCATCAGTTGCAGGCAATGGATTCAACATCCATTGAAGCTTAAACTAGAGAAACAACTAAATCCAGTTCTCCTTCTTAACGGTTATTCCACTGAAAGCTACTGGCTTCCAACAGAACCTCATGATTTGGTCAGAACTTTACTGGAAGAAGGGCATGAAGTATGGCTACTGCAACCAAGACTGCATCCCATCAATCCTGCAAACATATTCACTATTGAAGATATCGGAAAATTTGATATCCCAGCTG GCGTTAGTAAGATCCTTGAATTGAACGGCCCGAGCACTAAGATACATGTGGTTGCTCACTGTGCCGGAGGCCTAGCTATTCATATGGCTATTATGGGAGGGCATCTGTCTGCAACACATATAGCTTCTCTATCATGTACCAATTCTTCAATGTTCTTCAAGCTTACTACACTACCCAAAGTCAAAATGTGGCTTCCTCTACTTCCT GTATCAATGGCTATTCTAGGCAAAAATAAGATCCTACCGTTGCTGGAAACAACAAAGACAAGTTTCCGACACCGTCTCTTGAAACACATTGCCTATTACATACCACGATACGAGAGATGCACCTGTAAGGAATGTGAGATCTTTTCCGGCATATTCGGGAACGCATATTGGCATGAAAACGTGAGCCCAACAATGCACCAATGGTTAAATAAACATAGCGCAACCAAGCTTCCTATGGGCGGATTTCCTCACCTTAGAAAAATCTGCAATCTCGGATTTATCGTTGACAGCAATGGTAACAACTCATACTTAATCCACCCAGAGAGAATGGCAGTCTCTACCCTCTATATTTCCGGTGGACGGACTGTTCTGGTTACACCGGAGACTTCATTTCTTGCGAACAAGTACATGAAGCTGCACCAACCAGGTTTTCGACATGAAAGGGTGGTTGTAGATGGATTTGGACACTCAGATTTATTGATCGGAGAGAAATCATATGAGAAGGTTTTTCCTCATATATTGTCGCATATAAGGTTGGCTGAAGAAGAAGGCAATGGAATGATGAGCTTAGagagaaaaaagtataataaagAGGTATTAGATTGGAGTGATGATCCTTTTGAAGGATATGGAGGGTTGGGGAGTTCTTTTTCTCCTTTGGTTGCTGTGTTGTTGTTCTTGTTCTTTTTGGTGCCTTTAATTGGTTTATTTATGTGA
- the LOC126677072 gene encoding uncharacterized protein LOC126677072 isoform X2 encodes MGTQAYLEEWDGDEQNDGFDAIIVGSGYGGSVAACRLSMAGIKVCLIEKGQRWEAKDFPTNTLQIMSSARLENRNLGFGFGRKDALFQVYQQNDSLAAVACGLGGGSLVNAGVMLPTPVRARRNSKWPKEWEKDWDICEASAAAMLRIQRIPVKFPIAEVMEKLSEEDIEATTDSSVKLSMNFEVEESPSNAVKPRQMNSCLACGNCIAGCPYDAKSSTDKNYILSAVQAGCTVITKSQVKYVYENTHEILQQDRIKGKRRRWCVYLNEIDCITSDFVILAAGVFGTAEILFQSQKRGLNLSETLGSGFSCNGNTVAYLAGSPAPLNGYGLDKEQMPKIPFHKRPGPSISSSYTYSMGFTIQTAILPRAYPFLLFKGIMTYGWPNGYWFFHGIIDKLKHAMGLKSTQAIVLNAMGYDESNGHIFLDKDTEKICFTPPHDPLLSRKIEVFQKLTKKLGGILFMSRYRSTAVHLLGGCNASTDSLRGVCNHNGQVFNSKTLTSVHPGLYVCDASLVPCSVGINPSLTIATVAEHVSRNLVHEILEYSKKGVNFDILSVDRKIQNPCLITEKNLDDGRNSSVLIKETMRGHVGGMPCTAYLKMEMNSKNQKGHKEWNLPSRGSHPLLRGKVGGYVVITAIEKDKLCIIDGEVNMCAVDSRTPYTQYMHYHLLLAGSSGSKYVLESRKILNPYLFAINAWKETRTLHVTFKKLSVNSKSDAMVTLRGELQVSFVELLKSSISLKGNCSARFIHILLQTFVRTYILQRPRGSHMDFIPTDSCHVPYPSSTLHEIKSGDGLSISCRQWIQHPLKLKLEKQLNPVLLLNGYSTESYWLPTEPHDLVRTLLEEGHEVWLLQPRLHPINPANIFTIEDIGKFDIPAGVSKILELNGPSTKIHVVAHCAGGLAIHMAIMGGHLSATHIASLSCTNSSMFFKLTTLPKVKMWLPLLPKQIIYWKGSNETKAYLNSDCRYQWLF; translated from the exons atgggAACACAAGCATACTTAGAAGAATGGGATGGAGATGAACAAAATGATGGCTTTGATGCTATTATTGTAGGCTCTGGATATGGTGGCTCTGTTGCTGCTTGTCGATTGTCAATGGCAGGAATAAAGGTCTGTTTAATTGAGAAAGGCCAGAGATGGGAAGCTAAGGATTTCCCAACTAATACTTTGCAGATTATGTCATCTGCGAGGTTGGAGAACCGAAATTTAGGCTTCGGTTTTGGCCGAAAAGATGCTTTGTTTCAG GTTTATCAACAAAATGATTCTCTAGCAGCCGTGGCTTGTGGGCTAGGTGGTGGTTCACTAGTCAATGCAGGAGTTATGCTGCCAACCCCAGTTCGTGCTAGAAGAAATTCAAAATGGCCCAAGGAATGGGAAAAGGATTGGGACATTTGTGAAGCTTCTGCTGCAGCAATGCTGAGAATTCAAAGAATTCCGGTCAAGTTTCCAATTGCAGAAGTAATGGAGAAATTATCTGAAGAAGATATTGAAGCAACTACTGACAGCTCAGTGAAGCTCAGCATGAACTTTGAAGTTGAAGAATCTCCTTCCAATGCAGTCAAGCCTCGGCAGATGAATAGCTGCTTAGCCTGTGGTAATTGCATTGCTGGGTGTCCTTATGATGCCAAAAGTTCTACTGATAAAAATTACATTCTTTCAGCAGTCCAG GCTGGGTGTACTGTAATAACCAAGAGTCAAGTTAAGTATGTATATGAGAACACACATGAAATTCTCCAGCAAGACAGAAtcaaaggaaaaagaagacgatGGTGTGTTTACTTAAATGAGATTGATTGCATAACCTCTGATTTTGTCATCTTAGCAG CCGGAGTTTTTGGTACAGCTGAAATACTTTTCCAGTCACAAAAGAGAGGGTTGAATCTTTCAGAAACTCTTGGATCTGGGTTCAGCTGTAATGGCAATACTGTTGCTTATCTTGCTGGAAGTCCTGCACCTTTAAATGGTTATGGACTGGACAAAGAACAAATGCCAAAAATACCTTTTCACAAGCGGCCGGGGCCATCCATCTCATCATCTTACACATATTCAATGGGTTTCACAATCCAG ACAGCTATTCTTCCAAGGGCTTATCCTTTCTTACTGTTTAAAGGGATTATGACTTATGGATGGCCAAATGGTTACTGGTTTTTTCATGGGATAATTGACAAGCTAAAACATGCTATGGGTCTAAAATCAACTCAAGCAATTGTTCTCAATGCAATGGGATATGATGAAAGTAATGGGCATATTTTTTTAGACAAAGACACAGAAAAAATCTGTTTTACACCACCCCACGATCCTTTGCTCTCGCGAAAAATAGAAGTGTTTCAAAAGCTTACCAAGAAATTGGGTGGAATCCTTTTTATGTCTAGGTATAGGAGCACAGCAGTTCATCTATTAGGCGGATGCAATGCATCAACAGATTCTTTACGCGGGGTTTGTAACCACAATGGCCAGGTTTTTAACTCAAAAACACTTACGTCTGTTCACCCTGGCCTCTATGTCTGCGATGCTTCTTTAGTCCCATGTTCTGTTGGCATTAACCCATCGCTTACCATTGCAACAGTAGCTGAGCATGTAAGTAGGAACCTCGTGCATGAAATTCTGGAGTACAGCAAGAAAGGTGTAAACTTTGACATTTTGTCTGTTGATCGAAAGATTCAAAACCCTTGTTTAATAACTGAGAAAAATTTAGATGATGGTCGAAATTCATCTGTTCTGATAAAAGAAACCATGAGAGGCCATGTAGGGGGTATGCCATGTACAGCTTACCTCAAAATGGAAATGAATTCTAAGAACCAGAAAGGGCACAAGGAATGGAACTTGCCAAGCAGAGGATCTCATCCTCTTCTGAGGGGAAAGGTTGGCGGGTATGTGGTGATTACAGCTATCGAGAAGGACAAATTGTGCATAATAGATGGTGAGGTAAATATGTGTGCGGTTGACAGCAGAACTCCATACACACAGTATATGCACTATCATCTTCTCCTTGCAGGTTCATCTGGTTCAAA ATATGTTCTCGAATCAAGAAAGATATTGAATCCATATCTTTTTGCAATAAATGCTTGGAAAGAGACAAGGACACTGCATGTTACATTTAAAAAACTTTCTGTGAACAGTAAAAGTGATGCAATGGTAACCTTAAGAGGAGAGCTTCAAGTTTCATTTGTGGAGCTTCTGAAGAGCTCAATAAGCCTCAAAGGAAACTGCTCAGCGAGATTTATCCATATTCTCCTGCAGACTTTTGTTAGAACTTATATCTTGCAAAGACCAAGAGGGAGTCACATGGATTTCATCCCAACTGATTCTTGCCATGTACCTTATCCAAGCAGCACTCTTCATGAAATAAAATCAG GAGATGGACTTAGCATCAGTTGCAGGCAATGGATTCAACATCCATTGAAGCTTAAACTAGAGAAACAACTAAATCCAGTTCTCCTTCTTAACGGTTATTCCACTGAAAGCTACTGGCTTCCAACAGAACCTCATGATTTGGTCAGAACTTTACTGGAAGAAGGGCATGAAGTATGGCTACTGCAACCAAGACTGCATCCCATCAATCCTGCAAACATATTCACTATTGAAGATATCGGAAAATTTGATATCCCAGCTG GCGTTAGTAAGATCCTTGAATTGAACGGCCCGAGCACTAAGATACATGTGGTTGCTCACTGTGCCGGAGGCCTAGCTATTCATATGGCTATTATGGGAGGGCATCTGTCTGCAACACATATAGCTTCTCTATCATGTACCAATTCTTCAATGTTCTTCAAGCTTACTACACTACCCAAAGTCAAAATGTGGCTTCCTCTACTTCCT AAGCAAATAATATACTGGAAGGGATCAAATGAAACTAAGGCGTATCTCAATTCTGATTGCAGGTATCAATGGCTATTCTAG